A portion of the Calothrix sp. 336/3 genome contains these proteins:
- a CDS encoding DNA phosphorothioation-associated putative methyltransferase has translation MASSDNSFNIIQATCDTSEPQLSNRYDLNIIARACKRSPVGKNLPDAFYVHVWALHALEDLLQQYESCARSATTQAQSATIVKFSTSNPKISYLFYPDFDTDPHPALQASIQVDLETLQVTHRDYGTSSNPFILHRKETFVTPEYPLYQEFAELTRAQEALGLLNNSISIGTRRGWEERLKAYNVKLQGHCLIQCQAASSTGESRSPAAGVSPSRQIDRHKAAIVRNDFSRPVRTALEAGLFTPDTTFFDYGCGHGGDVTRIAQQGYTSTGWDPYYLPDTPRTTADIVNLGYVINVIEDTGDRRETLVKAWELTRKVLLVAAQVTLADTNKGTIAYGDGVVTTRNTFQKYYEQEELKIYIDQVLGVDAIPVALGVYFVFRDEAQAQLFRASRFRSRATTPRVRSHVKRFEDYQELLTPLMSFVTERGRLPIKGELSQEADINAEFGSLRRAFQVILQATDPQEWEAITEKRRQDLLVYLALCQFSRRPKLGELAPSAQQDILALFGTYKQAWLNADQMLHSLGNSEIIVERCQNSQIGKKLPNSLWVHISALQALDPLLRLYEGCASRTIGRLDEANVIKFHTKKPKISYFFYPDFDTDPHPGLHTSMKIDLRDLHVTYRDYDTDDDPPVLHQKDALVTSDYPLYEKFAKLTCQEEDWGLLDNWRNISHRSGWLKCLADHCATLKGYQLSWRKDADPYQLKVLRANVKTRQAKRRNANNKNNLE, from the coding sequence ATGGCTTCAAGCGATAACAGTTTTAACATAATTCAGGCAACCTGTGATACATCGGAGCCACAGCTATCTAATAGATATGATTTGAACATAATTGCTCGGGCTTGCAAACGCAGTCCGGTTGGGAAAAATCTACCTGATGCTTTTTATGTCCATGTTTGGGCGCTGCACGCTCTTGAAGACTTGCTGCAACAATATGAAAGCTGCGCCAGAAGTGCTACTACCCAAGCTCAAAGTGCAACAATTGTAAAATTTAGCACTAGTAACCCAAAAATTTCTTACCTGTTCTATCCCGACTTCGACACCGATCCACATCCAGCATTACAAGCCAGCATCCAAGTTGATTTGGAAACTCTACAAGTCACACACCGCGACTACGGCACTTCAAGTAATCCCTTTATTCTCCACCGTAAAGAAACTTTTGTAACACCCGAATATCCACTTTACCAAGAGTTTGCAGAACTTACCCGCGCTCAAGAAGCGTTGGGTTTACTAAATAATTCCATAAGTATTGGTACACGCCGAGGATGGGAAGAACGTTTAAAAGCCTATAATGTAAAACTGCAAGGTCATTGTCTCATCCAATGCCAAGCAGCAAGCAGTACTGGTGAATCGCGATCGCCTGCAGCGGGCGTTTCGCCATCGCGCCAGATAGATCGTCATAAAGCAGCAATTGTTCGCAATGACTTTTCCCGTCCTGTACGCACAGCTTTAGAAGCTGGCTTATTTACACCAGACACAACTTTTTTTGATTATGGTTGTGGACATGGCGGTGATGTTACTCGCATCGCACAACAAGGCTATACCAGCACAGGATGGGACCCTTATTACTTACCAGATACTCCCAGAACAACTGCTGATATCGTTAATCTTGGTTATGTGATTAATGTTATCGAAGACACGGGCGATCGCCGAGAAACATTAGTCAAAGCCTGGGAACTTACTCGTAAAGTTTTGCTTGTTGCTGCTCAAGTCACCCTTGCGGATACCAATAAAGGTACAATCGCTTACGGCGATGGGGTAGTGACAACCCGCAACACCTTCCAGAAATATTACGAGCAAGAAGAACTAAAAATCTACATCGACCAAGTTCTTGGTGTTGATGCCATTCCTGTAGCTTTGGGTGTTTACTTCGTTTTTCGAGATGAAGCTCAAGCGCAATTATTTCGTGCTTCCCGCTTTCGTTCTCGTGCTACTACACCCAGAGTTCGTTCTCACGTCAAGCGATTTGAGGACTATCAGGAACTGCTCACTCCCCTGATGTCTTTTGTTACCGAACGCGGTCGCTTGCCAATTAAAGGTGAACTGTCACAAGAAGCTGACATAAATGCAGAATTTGGCAGTTTACGGCGTGCTTTCCAAGTAATTTTGCAAGCGACAGACCCACAAGAATGGGAGGCAATTACTGAAAAACGCCGTCAAGATTTGCTGGTTTATTTGGCGCTTTGTCAATTCAGCCGTCGCCCAAAATTAGGAGAATTAGCGCCGTCAGCGCAACAGGATATTTTAGCCTTATTTGGTACGTACAAACAAGCTTGGCTAAATGCGGATCAAATGCTGCACAGCTTGGGCAATTCTGAAATTATTGTAGAACGTTGCCAAAATAGTCAAATTGGGAAAAAATTACCCAATTCTCTCTGGGTTCACATATCGGCCCTACAAGCCCTCGATCCGCTACTGCGCCTTTACGAAGGTTGCGCCAGTCGTACTATAGGGCGATTAGATGAAGCCAATGTCATTAAATTCCATACCAAAAAACCAAAAATTTCTTATTTCTTTTACCCTGACTTTGATACTGACCCCCATCCGGGATTACACACGAGTATGAAAATTGACCTGCGTGATTTGCATGTCACCTATCGAGACTATGATACTGATGATGACCCCCCAGTGTTGCACCAAAAAGATGCTTTAGTTACCTCTGACTATCCGCTTTACGAGAAGTTTGCCAAGCTAACTTGCCAAGAAGAGGACTGGGGGCTGCTGGATAATTGGCGTAACATTAGTCATCGCTCTGGTTGGCTCAAATGTTTGGCAGACCACTGTGCAACACTTAAAGGATATCAGTTATCCTGGCGAAAGGATGCTGACCCCTATCAACTCAAGGTGCTGCGTGCTAACGTAAAAACTCGCCAAGCGAAAAGGCGTAATGCTAATAATAAGAACAATTTAGAATAG
- a CDS encoding transposase, translated as MIIDSQAVKNTCNASLETKGFCFYKSTNGIKRHLAVDTLGFPFFTHCTKASVSDDQGLIEMLSDNIDYFKSKPVNIPKITILLDNGYHPEKLEEELKKIYPQIMTKIKFKLSPKPSKAQKEKEVKIGFVPVKARWVIERTNSWIERCKSLVKNFERTLKNSTTKVNLCFVRLMLKRLATA; from the coding sequence ATCATTATTGATTCACAAGCTGTAAAGAATACTTGTAATGCTAGTTTAGAGACGAAAGGGTTCTGTTTCTACAAGTCTACAAATGGTATTAAAAGGCACTTAGCTGTAGATACTTTAGGGTTCCCTTTTTTTACTCACTGTACCAAAGCGTCGGTATCTGATGACCAAGGATTAATTGAAATGTTGTCAGACAACATTGATTATTTCAAATCGAAACCCGTTAATATTCCTAAAATTACTATCCTTCTTGATAATGGATATCACCCAGAAAAATTAGAGGAAGAGTTAAAGAAAATCTATCCGCAAATAATGACCAAGATTAAATTTAAACTATCACCAAAACCATCCAAAGCCCAAAAAGAAAAAGAGGTAAAGATAGGATTTGTTCCAGTCAAAGCAAGGTGGGTCATAGAAAGAACCAACTCTTGGATAGAGAGATGTAAAAGTTTGGTCAAGAATTTTGAAAGAACTCTTAAGAATTCTACCACCAAGGTTAATCTTTGTTTTGTTCGACTAATGCTTAAAAGACTGGCAACTGCTTAG
- a CDS encoding glycine betaine ABC transporter substrate-binding protein translates to MFLISNFSEILLRSGEHLILVAVAIIVAIAIGIPLGILLTRQPRLAPPILGIANALQTIPSLAIFGFLISFPLLGGIGKNPAIVALTLYALLPLIRNTYIGIKNVDPAIREAGKGMGMTDWQLLTQVEIPLASGVILAGVRVATVISVGVATIAAAIGGGGLGVFIFRGISTANNQLIFAGAIPAAVIALGADFLLGLVETQLSQPKSQKIFTQRKFLLAVGIFIAIFLFGVTLAFPQTSPTIIIGSKNFTEQVILGELLAQKIESTTKYKVDRRFNLGGTFICHEAVRTGKIDGYVDYTGTALTAILKQKPINNPQVVYTQVKQAYQDKFKLAVLPSLGFNNTFAIVIRGEDAKRLQIKTLSQAAKYTPQWQAGFGYEFIERADGYPGLAKTYGLKFSKPPQQMELGLMYQALVEKKVDLVAGSSTDGLIPVFKLTILEDDKQYFPPYEAVPIFNQATLEKYPELITIINQLVGKVSADAMQKMNYLVDKQSRPVEQVVSEFLKSQAN, encoded by the coding sequence TTGTTTCTCATCAGTAATTTTTCGGAAATACTTCTGCGTTCTGGAGAACATTTAATACTAGTAGCCGTTGCGATAATAGTTGCGATCGCCATTGGTATTCCCCTAGGAATTCTTCTTACCCGGCAACCGCGACTTGCTCCCCCCATTCTCGGTATTGCCAACGCCCTACAAACCATACCCAGTTTAGCAATTTTTGGCTTCCTTATATCTTTTCCCCTCCTGGGAGGAATTGGTAAAAATCCGGCGATCGTCGCTCTGACGCTTTATGCATTACTACCCCTAATTCGCAATACCTATATTGGGATTAAAAATGTCGATCCCGCGATTCGGGAAGCAGGGAAAGGGATGGGGATGACAGACTGGCAATTGTTAACTCAGGTAGAAATCCCCCTCGCTTCCGGGGTAATTTTGGCTGGAGTCAGGGTAGCAACGGTAATTTCCGTGGGTGTGGCAACAATTGCTGCGGCGATCGGTGGTGGTGGATTGGGTGTATTTATTTTTCGTGGCATTTCTACAGCTAATAATCAATTAATTTTTGCTGGAGCAATACCTGCTGCTGTCATCGCTCTAGGAGCAGATTTTCTCTTAGGATTGGTAGAAACACAGTTAAGTCAGCCGAAATCTCAAAAAATCTTCACCCAACGCAAATTTCTTCTAGCTGTTGGCATATTTATTGCAATATTTTTATTCGGTGTCACCCTCGCTTTTCCCCAAACATCGCCCACAATTATTATTGGTTCCAAAAATTTTACCGAACAAGTAATTTTAGGAGAATTGCTAGCTCAAAAAATCGAATCTACTACTAAATATAAAGTTGATAGACGCTTTAATTTAGGAGGAACTTTTATCTGCCATGAAGCAGTACGGACAGGTAAAATAGATGGTTATGTAGACTATACAGGGACTGCCTTAACAGCTATTCTGAAACAGAAACCCATCAACAATCCCCAAGTAGTTTATACACAGGTAAAACAAGCATACCAAGATAAATTTAAATTAGCAGTTTTACCATCCCTCGGCTTTAATAATACCTTTGCAATTGTGATTCGCGGCGAAGATGCCAAGCGTTTACAAATTAAAACCCTTTCCCAAGCAGCAAAATATACCCCCCAATGGCAAGCTGGATTTGGTTATGAATTTATCGAACGCGCAGATGGTTATCCTGGTTTAGCCAAAACCTACGGCTTGAAATTTAGCAAACCTCCCCAACAAATGGAATTAGGATTGATGTATCAAGCTTTAGTAGAAAAGAAAGTCGATTTAGTTGCCGGCAGTTCTACAGATGGCTTAATTCCTGTTTTTAAATTAACAATTTTAGAAGATGATAAACAGTATTTTCCTCCCTATGAAGCTGTTCCCATCTTCAATCAAGCAACCTTAGAAAAATATCCAGAATTAATCACTATCATCAATCAACTAGTCGGCAAAGTCTCCGCAGATGCCATGCAAAAAATGAATTATCTTGTGGATAAGCAATCTCGTCCTGTAGAGCAAGTTGTGAGTGAGTTTCTCAAGTCTCAAGCAAATTAA
- a CDS encoding serine protease: MKTNKKAIAGFSLVLTSVLGSAIAVSSWYGVNAQTTNKKPTNPSNNQSAPQFTRSQDAKGFQLTGKGKAFQPKNLPLAKKPDEVAGKRGIIGWDDRTPMLSRKYPWSAIGRVQGFDTEGKGYHCTGTLISEDVVLTNAHCVINPETRQFSKEVFFAPNVINGQVADKADVAKVTNVIYGTDFSGSGLSNQQNDWAILKLDKAIGRKYGYLGWTNIPSSDLIRNRGKYIFVGYSGDFPDNNRRGYEGFTAGLGWTASAQVGCSIVDAKDSVLYHDCDTTGGSSGGAIIGIINGEPRIVALNNAELRDKKGQGVINLAVPLDFLEKLSR, from the coding sequence ATGAAGACAAATAAAAAAGCGATCGCGGGATTTTCGTTGGTATTAACTAGCGTATTAGGTAGTGCGATCGCGGTTAGTTCTTGGTATGGTGTGAATGCGCAAACTACGAATAAAAAACCCACAAATCCATCGAATAACCAATCTGCTCCCCAATTTACCCGTTCTCAAGATGCGAAGGGTTTTCAATTAACAGGTAAGGGAAAAGCGTTTCAACCCAAAAACCTTCCCCTTGCAAAAAAACCCGATGAAGTAGCTGGAAAAAGGGGTATTATTGGCTGGGATGACCGCACACCAATGTTAAGCCGCAAATATCCGTGGTCGGCGATTGGTCGGGTGCAAGGTTTTGACACCGAAGGTAAAGGTTATCACTGCACGGGAACATTAATTAGTGAAGATGTTGTCCTGACAAATGCTCATTGTGTGATTAACCCGGAAACGCGACAATTTAGCAAAGAAGTCTTTTTTGCACCAAATGTCATTAATGGTCAAGTTGCCGATAAAGCAGATGTTGCTAAGGTAACAAATGTAATTTACGGTACGGATTTTTCTGGAAGTGGGTTATCTAATCAACAAAATGATTGGGCAATTTTAAAATTAGATAAAGCCATCGGTCGCAAGTATGGTTATTTAGGTTGGACAAATATTCCCAGTTCGGATTTAATTCGGAATAGAGGTAAATATATTTTTGTTGGTTATTCGGGTGATTTTCCTGATAATAACCGTCGAGGTTACGAAGGATTTACTGCGGGTTTGGGTTGGACAGCAAGCGCACAAGTTGGTTGCAGTATTGTCGATGCAAAAGATAGCGTACTTTACCACGATTGTGATACAACTGGTGGTTCTTCTGGTGGAGCAATCATTGGTATTATTAACGGTGAACCACGTATTGTTGCTTTAAATAATGCAGAACTTCGAGACAAAAAAGGTCAAGGTGTGATTAATTTAGCTGTTCCCCTCGACTTTTTAGAAAAACTATCGCGATAG
- a CDS encoding transposase, with amino-acid sequence MDESGCYCTSPTDYTYGRRGEQKRIRQNRRRGRRINIFGIWEPQSSFDYALMLGTLKAPTYVQLMDWQAQIAAHRLLETGQITVIIHDNASVHKSILARQQHQRWQQQGLYIFFLPPYSPQMNRIEDEWLHLKRDELAGRVFEDEYELAIAIIDGIENRAVQGQYQVKRFMFN; translated from the coding sequence TTGGATGAATCTGGTTGTTACTGCACTAGTCCCACTGATTACACTTATGGGCGTAGGGGAGAGCAAAAACGTATTCGCCAAAATAGACGACGCGGTAGGCGGATCAACATCTTCGGTATATGGGAGCCGCAATCTAGTTTTGATTACGCTTTGATGCTTGGAACATTGAAAGCACCAACCTATGTCCAACTCATGGATTGGCAAGCTCAAATTGCTGCACACCGCTTACTGGAAACTGGACAAATTACCGTCATCATTCACGATAATGCTTCTGTTCACAAAAGTATTTTGGCTCGCCAGCAGCATCAACGTTGGCAACAGCAAGGGTTGTACATCTTTTTTCTACCTCCCTATAGCCCACAAATGAATCGCATTGAAGACGAATGGTTGCATCTCAAACGTGATGAGCTTGCTGGCCGAGTTTTTGAGGATGAATATGAATTAGCGATCGCTATTATTGATGGTATAGAAAATAGAGCCGTCCAAGGTCAGTACCAAGTTAAACGTTTTATGTTTAATTAG
- a CDS encoding HNH endonuclease domain-containing protein encodes MGKAGKVLKQVLETHDISQGRLATVLGVARSNVYRWVNEVRDPNSETVLSIVEALREIDPSAAEEFMGLYVSDSTTEEDKLTLSTEFTQESQINLMSSDLVGLPQIEGLDVSALSRLFANTTNSYKYIFFLSLLDILVRHKFDASLPISFREITIEMLATAWYPNSYFNLSFGVQDQIANKLNLLDITISDTSFKDADKSELRAKISQQNLDDMLIGQSSLMRYVPFRLIRPFFTHLLGKVKTDDEVNKKIIPLANSYFDTLKPLYRFDGSSPNQCQFINFHPEWVSYIKHNYVIVRSWVSWEWLKYMQRRNTSVPAVSNKLFPPQKRESLERQTEYWKIVLQFTTIQCIYSGKFIDINDFSLDHYLPWSFVTHDNLWNLVPTLPDVNSSKSNNLPSSIYFSAFVAMQHKGLIISHENMKSPQWNKYIESYIAELKIPDKNDLLNFEMLRNAYELIIMPQISLATIQGFTPNWSYR; translated from the coding sequence ATGGGAAAAGCAGGTAAAGTTCTGAAGCAAGTATTGGAAACTCACGATATTAGCCAAGGCAGGTTGGCTACGGTGCTGGGGGTTGCACGTTCTAATGTTTACCGTTGGGTTAACGAGGTTAGAGATCCAAACTCTGAGACGGTTTTGAGTATTGTTGAGGCGCTACGAGAAATTGACCCAAGTGCTGCTGAGGAGTTTATGGGCTTGTATGTCAGTGACTCAACCACAGAGGAAGATAAGCTTACTCTCTCTACTGAGTTCACACAAGAAAGCCAGATAAATTTGATGAGCAGTGACCTTGTAGGACTACCTCAAATTGAGGGGCTAGATGTTTCTGCTCTCTCTCGATTATTTGCAAACACTACCAATTCATATAAGTATATTTTTTTCTTATCTCTTTTAGATATTTTAGTTAGACACAAATTTGACGCATCTTTACCAATCAGCTTTAGAGAAATAACAATTGAGATGTTAGCTACCGCTTGGTATCCCAATAGTTACTTCAACTTATCTTTTGGAGTACAAGACCAAATTGCTAACAAACTAAATTTATTAGATATAACAATTAGTGATACAAGCTTTAAGGATGCTGATAAAAGCGAATTAAGAGCAAAAATAAGTCAACAAAATTTAGATGATATGCTAATAGGGCAATCATCTTTAATGAGATATGTACCCTTTCGATTAATCAGACCATTCTTTACGCATTTATTAGGCAAAGTAAAAACTGATGATGAAGTAAATAAAAAAATCATCCCTTTAGCTAATAGTTACTTTGATACTCTCAAGCCACTGTATCGGTTTGATGGTAGTTCGCCTAATCAATGCCAGTTTATTAATTTTCATCCTGAATGGGTTTCATATATAAAACACAATTATGTAATTGTGCGTTCTTGGGTATCCTGGGAATGGCTAAAATATATGCAAAGGCGTAATACTAGCGTTCCCGCCGTTAGTAATAAACTCTTTCCACCACAAAAAAGAGAATCTTTAGAAAGACAGACAGAATACTGGAAAATAGTATTACAATTTACTACTATCCAATGTATTTACTCTGGGAAATTTATAGATATAAATGATTTTTCTCTTGACCATTACTTACCTTGGTCATTCGTAACACACGATAATCTTTGGAATTTAGTTCCAACTTTACCAGATGTCAACTCATCTAAATCTAATAATCTCCCTTCAAGTATTTACTTTAGTGCTTTCGTAGCAATGCAGCACAAAGGGCTGATTATTTCTCATGAAAATATGAAATCGCCACAATGGAATAAATATATTGAGTCATATATAGCTGAACTCAAAATTCCTGATAAAAATGACCTTCTTAACTTTGAAATGCTGAGAAATGCTTATGAGCTGATCATCATGCCTCAAATATCTTTGGCAACCATCCAGGGATTTACACCTAACTGGTCTTACAGATAG
- a CDS encoding transposase, translated as MNQETMGYSSSLTDKEWEIIEPLLPKKKRTKPPTWSKREILDGVLSQLKNGCNWCDLPKDLPPYSTVFWHYKQWREEGIIDNIRDTLYEQVREQVKKTEMDNLNHY; from the coding sequence GTGAATCAAGAGACAATGGGCTATTCAAGTAGTTTGACGGATAAGGAGTGGGAAATTATTGAACCCCTCTTACCTAAGAAAAAGAGAACCAAACCTCCAACTTGGAGTAAAAGAGAAATCTTAGATGGGGTTCTGTCTCAGCTAAAAAATGGCTGTAATTGGTGTGACTTGCCCAAAGACTTGCCTCCTTACTCAACTGTATTCTGGCATTACAAACAGTGGCGAGAAGAAGGAATAATTGACAATATCCGAGATACTCTGTATGAACAAGTGCGCGAACAGGTAAAAAAAACCGAAATGGACAACCTTAATCATTATTGA
- a CDS encoding helix-turn-helix domain-containing protein: MPSALRIILTAEEDLTLKELSCADKVPRRTKLRAIALRLNAHGWNVPQIAEYLGWAQQTVRQTIKRWQVQGLGGLWEAPGRGKKRSWQQEDWQVVEKCLEQNRRYSARQLSQKLLEERQIELGAEQIRRLLKKRGGVGNVSATVQL, translated from the coding sequence ATGCCTAGCGCGTTAAGAATAATACTAACTGCTGAAGAAGACCTGACACTAAAAGAACTCAGTTGTGCAGATAAAGTACCACGTCGAACCAAACTTAGAGCGATCGCTTTGCGCCTCAATGCCCACGGATGGAATGTACCTCAGATTGCAGAGTATTTAGGTTGGGCACAACAAACGGTCAGGCAGACAATAAAACGTTGGCAAGTTCAGGGGTTAGGAGGTTTGTGGGAAGCGCCAGGACGCGGAAAAAAACGAAGTTGGCAACAAGAAGATTGGCAAGTAGTAGAAAAATGCTTGGAACAAAATCGTCGTTACAGTGCCCGCCAGCTAAGTCAAAAGCTATTAGAAGAACGACAAATCGAGTTAGGAGCCGAACAAATTAGGCGACTACTCAAAAAAAGGGGTGGTGTTGGAAACGTATCCGCTACTGTCCAGCTTTAA
- a CDS encoding DUF4007 family protein yields the protein MGKQIALNLNGDIKKTIHVNPVFARHETFHPRYGWIKKGFEAARDDSGIFLREEAPVRLGVGKNMASAIRYWCHAFKVLEKDAPSEFGAQLLGENGWDPFLEDPATLWLLHWNLLKPSCNAAAWYFAFNLFRQNEFTQEELFNGLCDYRDSIAPRIAESSLKKDITCILRMYVEQGSTKTGVSEDSLDCPFTGLGIIYRAGDSRHYMFRVGEKGNLPAEMIVAACLEYASLVGREQRTISVARLIYDIGSPGMVFKLAENAVYNAIEQVTRSCNSIMLSDAAGLIQFSYTEEPSALALDILDKYYQGAVGGTK from the coding sequence ATGGGAAAGCAAATTGCCCTAAATTTAAATGGCGATATCAAAAAAACAATTCATGTTAACCCAGTTTTTGCCCGCCATGAAACCTTTCACCCGCGCTACGGCTGGATTAAGAAAGGTTTTGAGGCTGCAAGAGATGATTCGGGTATCTTCCTGCGCGAGGAGGCTCCTGTGCGGCTAGGTGTTGGGAAAAATATGGCGAGTGCTATTCGCTACTGGTGTCATGCGTTTAAGGTGTTGGAAAAGGATGCCCCTTCTGAGTTTGGTGCTCAACTTTTAGGAGAAAATGGTTGGGACCCTTTTCTAGAAGACCCAGCAACACTATGGCTTTTACATTGGAACTTATTGAAGCCAAGCTGTAATGCTGCGGCTTGGTATTTCGCCTTTAATCTTTTTCGACAAAATGAATTTACCCAAGAAGAGTTATTCAATGGTTTATGCGACTACAGAGATAGCATTGCACCTCGCATTGCTGAGTCTTCTTTAAAGAAAGATATCACTTGTATTTTACGAATGTATGTTGAGCAAGGAAGTACAAAAACAGGTGTGAGTGAAGATAGTTTAGACTGCCCTTTTACTGGTTTGGGAATTATTTATCGAGCAGGCGACTCAAGACATTATATGTTCCGTGTTGGTGAGAAAGGAAATTTACCAGCAGAAATGATTGTGGCAGCTTGTCTTGAGTATGCTAGTTTGGTTGGGCGCGAACAAAGAACTATTTCCGTTGCTCGTTTAATTTACGATATTGGCAGTCCAGGAATGGTATTTAAGCTTGCAGAAAATGCTGTATACAACGCGATTGAACAAGTAACAAGAAGTTGCAATTCAATAATGCTTTCTGATGCTGCTGGTTTAATTCAATTTTCATACACAGAGGAGCCATCGGCTTTAGCTCTAGATATCTTAGACAAGTATTACCAAGGGGCAGTTGGTGGAACAAAATGA
- a CDS encoding ATP-binding cassette domain-containing protein, with product MPQIPEIEFRDVSFQINQRSLLSNLNLTIYQGEALILLGRSGSGKTTTLKLINQLLLPTQGEVLVRDISGNLQATTRWDGIKLRRSIGYVIQDIGLFPHLTVGENIALVPSLEKWAPRRIESRVREMLHLVGLEPQVFTQRYPQQLSGGQRQRVGVARALAADPPILLMDEPFGALDPITRLELQQQFQELQTQLGKTVIFVTHDIQEAFFLATRIGLMCAGNLVALGTKAEFLQSPHPEAKAFIACLQGWEGKTA from the coding sequence ATGCCCCAAATACCAGAAATTGAGTTTCGGGATGTGAGTTTCCAGATTAATCAGCGTTCCCTACTATCCAACCTCAATCTGACAATTTATCAAGGGGAAGCTCTGATTTTACTCGGACGTAGCGGAAGTGGTAAAACAACAACATTAAAATTAATCAATCAGCTACTACTACCCACCCAAGGAGAAGTTTTAGTTAGGGATATTTCCGGAAATTTACAAGCTACAACCCGATGGGATGGGATAAAACTCAGACGCAGCATCGGCTATGTTATCCAGGATATCGGCTTATTCCCCCATTTAACCGTAGGAGAAAATATTGCCCTTGTTCCCTCCCTAGAAAAATGGGCACCACGCAGGATTGAGTCACGGGTCAGGGAAATGCTACACTTAGTAGGCTTAGAGCCGCAGGTATTCACTCAACGCTATCCCCAACAACTATCCGGAGGACAGCGTCAAAGAGTCGGTGTTGCTAGAGCATTAGCAGCCGATCCACCGATATTATTAATGGATGAGCCATTCGGCGCACTCGATCCCATAACTCGTTTAGAATTACAGCAGCAGTTCCAAGAATTGCAAACACAACTAGGAAAAACTGTAATTTTTGTCACCCACGACATTCAAGAAGCTTTTTTCTTGGCAACCCGTATCGGTTTAATGTGTGCAGGCAATTTAGTTGCCCTAGGTACGAAAGCCGAATTCCTCCAATCTCCCCACCCAGAGGCAAAAGCTTTCATCGCTTGTTTGCAGGGATGGGAAGGGAAAACAGCTTAA